The following are encoded in a window of Flavobacterium cupriresistens genomic DNA:
- the uvrA gene encoding excinuclease ABC subunit UvrA, with protein MLEKDNTIEVLGARVHNLKNIDISIPREKLVVITGLSGSGKSSLAFDTIYAEGQRRYVETFSAYARQFLGGLERPDVDKIDGLSPVIAIEQKTTSKSPRSTVGTITEIYDFLRLLFARGADAYSYNTGEKMVSYSDEQIKDLIIQDFTGKRINILAPVIKARKGHYAELFQQITKQGFLKVRVNGEVQDLVSGMKLDRYKTHDIEIVVDRMLIEDTADNQKRLAESINTAMHHGEDVLMILDQDTNEVRYFSRNLMCPSTGISYQNPEPNLFSFNSPKGACPHCNGLGTVHEINVKKIIPNPKLSIKAGGFAPLGEYKSSWIFKQLEVIGEKFSFKITDPIEKIPEEAMTMILHGGKDKFTINSKDLGVTRDYKIDFEGISNFIKNQYDESPSTTIKRWAKDFMDEVNCPVCEGSRLKKEALFFKINTKNITELCDMDISDLTAWFLDLENHLSDKQLLIASEVVKEIKDRLNFLMNVGLNYLALSRSSKSLSGGEAQRIRLATQIGSQLVGVLYILDEPSIGLHQRDNEKLIRSLEQLRDIGNSVIVVEHDKDMIETADYVIDIGPKAGKYGGEIISIGTPKETLASDTITAQYLNGKMKLEIPKERRKGNGKFLKLSGATGNNLKNVTIEVPLGQLICVTGVSGSGKSTLINETLYPILNAYYFNGVKKPQPYKKIEGLEHIDKVIDIDQSPIGRTPRSNPATYTEVFTEIRNLFTMTSESMIRGYKAGRFSFNVKGGRCETCEGSGVRTIEMNFLPDVYVECETCQGKRFNRETLEIRYKGKSISDVLNMTVDEAVPFFENIPKIYRKVKTIQDVGLGYITLGQQSTTLSGGEAQRIKLAGELSKKDTGNTFYILDEPTTGLHFEDIRVLMDVINKLVDKGNTILVIEHNMDVIKLADYIIDIGPEGGKGGGELIAKGTPEEVVKSKKSFTAKFLKKELI; from the coding sequence ATGTTAGAAAAAGACAATACTATTGAAGTTCTTGGTGCAAGAGTTCATAATCTAAAAAATATAGATATTTCGATTCCGCGTGAAAAACTGGTTGTTATTACCGGTTTATCAGGTTCGGGAAAATCTTCTTTGGCATTTGACACTATTTACGCCGAAGGTCAGCGTCGTTATGTAGAAACTTTTTCTGCCTATGCGAGACAATTTCTTGGCGGTTTAGAACGTCCTGATGTTGATAAAATCGACGGACTTTCTCCCGTAATTGCGATTGAACAAAAAACAACCAGTAAAAGCCCTCGTTCAACTGTTGGGACCATTACTGAAATATATGATTTCTTAAGATTACTTTTCGCACGTGGAGCAGATGCTTACAGCTATAATACGGGCGAAAAAATGGTTTCGTATTCTGATGAACAAATCAAGGATTTAATTATTCAGGATTTTACAGGAAAACGAATCAATATCCTTGCTCCGGTTATTAAAGCCAGAAAAGGACATTATGCCGAATTATTCCAACAAATTACAAAACAAGGTTTTCTGAAAGTTCGCGTCAATGGCGAAGTACAGGATTTAGTTTCGGGAATGAAATTAGACCGATACAAAACCCATGATATTGAAATTGTAGTAGACCGAATGTTAATTGAAGACACTGCCGACAATCAAAAACGATTGGCAGAAAGCATTAATACTGCAATGCATCATGGTGAAGATGTATTGATGATTCTAGATCAAGACACCAATGAAGTACGTTATTTCAGTAGAAATCTGATGTGTCCGTCAACTGGTATTTCTTATCAAAATCCGGAGCCTAATTTATTTTCTTTTAACTCCCCAAAAGGAGCTTGCCCGCATTGCAATGGTTTGGGAACAGTACATGAAATCAATGTCAAAAAGATTATTCCGAATCCTAAATTATCTATTAAAGCCGGTGGTTTTGCACCACTTGGAGAATACAAATCCTCTTGGATTTTTAAGCAATTAGAAGTCATTGGAGAAAAATTCAGTTTTAAGATAACAGATCCAATCGAGAAGATTCCGGAAGAAGCTATGACCATGATTTTACATGGCGGAAAAGATAAATTTACCATAAACTCAAAAGATTTAGGTGTTACTCGCGATTATAAAATTGATTTTGAAGGTATTTCAAATTTTATCAAAAATCAATATGACGAGAGTCCATCTACAACCATAAAACGTTGGGCCAAAGATTTCATGGACGAAGTAAACTGTCCGGTTTGTGAAGGTTCACGTTTGAAAAAAGAAGCTTTATTCTTTAAAATCAATACCAAAAACATCACCGAATTGTGTGATATGGACATCTCTGATTTAACAGCCTGGTTCTTAGATTTAGAAAACCATTTATCAGATAAACAACTGTTGATTGCTTCTGAAGTGGTAAAAGAAATCAAAGACCGTCTGAATTTTTTAATGAATGTTGGTTTGAACTATCTGGCTTTAAGTCGAAGTTCAAAATCACTATCAGGTGGTGAAGCGCAACGCATTCGACTGGCAACACAAATTGGCTCACAACTAGTGGGTGTTTTGTATATATTAGATGAACCAAGTATCGGTCTTCATCAGAGAGACAATGAAAAACTGATTCGTTCATTAGAACAGTTACGCGATATAGGAAATTCGGTTATTGTGGTTGAACATGACAAAGACATGATCGAAACAGCCGATTATGTGATTGATATCGGGCCAAAAGCCGGAAAATACGGTGGCGAAATTATCAGTATCGGAACTCCGAAAGAAACTTTGGCATCTGACACGATTACCGCTCAATATCTGAATGGCAAAATGAAGTTGGAGATTCCAAAAGAAAGACGCAAAGGAAACGGTAAGTTTTTGAAACTTTCGGGAGCGACTGGAAATAATTTAAAAAATGTAACCATTGAAGTCCCTTTAGGCCAACTAATTTGTGTTACAGGAGTTTCCGGAAGTGGAAAATCGACTTTGATAAACGAAACCCTCTACCCGATTCTGAATGCTTATTATTTTAATGGCGTAAAAAAACCACAACCTTATAAAAAGATCGAAGGTCTTGAACATATTGACAAAGTAATTGATATTGATCAGAGTCCGATTGGGAGAACACCACGTTCGAATCCAGCGACTTACACCGAAGTTTTCACAGAAATCAGAAATCTGTTTACTATGACTTCCGAAAGTATGATTCGCGGTTATAAAGCCGGACGTTTTAGCTTTAACGTAAAGGGCGGACGTTGTGAAACCTGTGAAGGTTCCGGTGTAAGAACAATTGAGATGAACTTTTTACCTGACGTTTATGTGGAATGTGAAACCTGTCAGGGAAAACGTTTTAACCGAGAAACTTTAGAAATTCGATACAAAGGAAAATCTATATCAGATGTATTGAATATGACAGTGGATGAAGCGGTGCCATTCTTTGAAAACATTCCAAAGATATATCGAAAAGTAAAAACAATTCAGGATGTCGGTTTAGGCTATATTACACTTGGACAACAAAGCACAACGCTTTCAGGTGGTGAGGCGCAACGTATAAAGCTAGCTGGGGAATTGTCTAAAAAAGATACCGGAAATACTTTTTATATACTGGACGAGCCTACAACAGGTTTACATTTTGAAGACATCAGAGTTTTGATGGACGTAATCAATAAACTGGTTGATAAAGGAAACACCATACTGGTAATCGAACATAATATGGACGTTATTAAACTCGCGGATTATATTATAGACATTGGCCCGGAAGGCGGAAAAGGTGGTGGAGAACTTATCGCAAAAGGAACACCTGAAGAAGTAGTTAAAAGTAAAAAAAGCTTTACGGCTAAGTTTTTGAAAAAAGAACTTATCTAA
- a CDS encoding TIGR00730 family Rossman fold protein: MRLEDFDNDEDKIIQDRLKQKTWNEIRTNDSWAIFKIMAEFVNGYESMGRIGPCVSIFGSARTKPDDKYYLLAEKIAFKISKAGYGVITGGGPGIMEAGNKGAHLGGGTSVGLNIELPFEQHFNPYIDHDKNLNFDYFFVRKVMFVKYSQGFVVMPGGFGTLDEMFEAITLIQTKKIGKFPIILVGVEFWSGLIEWVKTVLVEKMQTVSPEDLNLFKIVDTEDEVVDVLDKFYKKYDLSPNF, translated from the coding sequence ATGAGATTAGAAGATTTTGACAACGATGAGGATAAAATTATCCAAGATCGTTTGAAGCAAAAAACATGGAATGAAATCAGAACAAACGACAGCTGGGCGATTTTTAAAATCATGGCTGAATTTGTAAATGGATATGAAAGCATGGGACGTATTGGTCCGTGTGTATCGATTTTTGGATCTGCAAGAACAAAGCCAGATGATAAATATTATTTACTGGCAGAAAAAATTGCTTTTAAAATTAGTAAAGCAGGTTATGGTGTAATCACAGGAGGTGGTCCCGGAATAATGGAAGCTGGAAACAAAGGCGCGCATTTGGGCGGAGGAACTTCAGTTGGTCTGAATATCGAATTGCCTTTTGAGCAACACTTTAACCCTTATATTGATCACGACAAAAACCTTAATTTTGACTACTTTTTTGTTAGAAAGGTAATGTTCGTAAAATATTCTCAAGGTTTCGTAGTAATGCCTGGAGGTTTTGGAACTTTAGACGAAATGTTTGAAGCTATCACCTTAATACAAACTAAAAAAATTGGAAAATTCCCAATTATATTAGTTGGAGTTGAATTCTGGTCAGGATTGATTGAATGGGTAAAAACGGTACTTGTAGAAAAAATGCAAACAGTAAGCCCGGAAGATTTAAACTTATTCAAAATTGTAGATACTGAAGACGAAGTAGTAGATGTTCTGGACAAATTCTATAAGAAATACGATTTGAGCCCGAATTTCTAA
- a CDS encoding aminopeptidase, giving the protein MEVAVNLELKTLNVKQDIVFYNTSNDTLDSIVLNDWNNAFSNKNTPLARLFSDEFYRGFHLANDQERGNTTILNLLDANDMAFEWERTERNPDFIVVKLKQKLLPNQKVELHLSYISKVPSDKFTHYGFDQNGGMNLKNWFLSPARYENHTFIKYNNFNLDDIVNAASAYEIAIKIPNTYSITTDLNSITTDLTNPQSTTYTFSGTNRTDFNLFIEKQNSFKSYENGSIEILSNLKNKKLNDIQKAIVINKVVTFANNFIGTYPHQKITVSQTDYDRNPFYGLNQLPSFISPFSDEFIFEITFLKTYLNNYLKNSLRLDSRKDNWIQDGIQIYAMMKYMDENHMDQKMLGSLSNMRLFKSYNIANLTFNEQYSYYYMLMARKNLDQPLGDPKNTLIKFNEQIASKYRAGLSLSYLDNYLNHDIVPKSVQEFYDLNKKQQVNRFDFEKILTQNSPKKIDWFFKTIIDSRDIIDYKFSNVTRTKDSIQFSIRNRTGNFVPIPVYGIKKNEVVFKKWIEPSSNDSIYHFNRNKADKIVLNYDNEVPEYNLRNNWKSLKSLVITNRPIKFNFAKDLEDPYYNQILYVPTLTYNYYDGLTPGMRFHNKTILDKPFTFDINPAYSINAGTLSGSSAFSLNHYYRNSTLYNVRYSISQNYFHYAPDATYFRLNPMVQLRIREENFRDNRKQLILVRQVIVNREASKYITDNSNPNYSVFNARYMNTKTELVDHFSFMTDVQFSSGFGKLAGEIEYRRLFENNRKLNLRVYAGSFLYNRTDSDYFSFGLDRPTDYMFDYNFLGRSESTGIFSQQYVIAEGGFKSKIEPRYANQWMATLNASYSIWNWIEAYGDIGFMQNKHQTTDFAYDSGIRLNLVPDYFELYFPIYSNNGWEVAQKNYDEKIRFVVTFSPKTLVNLFTRKWF; this is encoded by the coding sequence ATGGAAGTGGCTGTAAACCTTGAACTAAAAACTTTAAATGTAAAACAGGATATTGTTTTTTACAATACTTCCAATGACACTTTAGATTCAATTGTTTTAAATGATTGGAATAATGCTTTTTCTAATAAAAACACGCCACTTGCCAGGCTATTTTCTGATGAATTTTATCGTGGTTTTCATCTGGCCAACGACCAAGAAAGGGGAAATACTACAATTCTGAATTTACTCGATGCTAATGACATGGCTTTTGAATGGGAAAGAACCGAGAGAAATCCTGACTTTATCGTGGTGAAACTAAAGCAAAAACTACTCCCGAATCAAAAAGTTGAGCTTCATCTTAGTTATATTTCTAAGGTTCCAAGCGATAAATTCACTCATTATGGTTTTGATCAAAATGGTGGAATGAACCTTAAAAACTGGTTTTTGAGTCCCGCCCGATATGAAAATCACACTTTTATAAAATACAATAATTTTAATCTGGATGATATTGTAAATGCTGCTAGTGCTTATGAAATTGCAATAAAAATTCCGAATACGTATTCGATTACAACCGACTTAAATTCGATTACTACAGATCTTACAAATCCACAATCGACTACCTATACTTTTTCCGGAACCAACAGAACTGATTTTAATTTGTTTATCGAAAAGCAAAATAGTTTCAAAAGCTATGAGAATGGCTCCATTGAAATTCTTTCTAATCTAAAAAACAAAAAACTTAACGATATCCAAAAAGCGATTGTCATAAACAAGGTAGTCACTTTTGCAAACAACTTTATTGGCACCTATCCACATCAAAAAATCACCGTTTCTCAAACCGATTATGACCGAAATCCTTTTTACGGGTTAAATCAGTTACCGTCTTTTATCAGTCCATTTTCAGATGAATTTATCTTCGAGATCACCTTCTTAAAGACTTATTTAAACAATTATCTCAAGAATAGTCTCCGTTTAGACTCCAGAAAAGACAACTGGATTCAGGACGGTATTCAGATCTATGCCATGATGAAATACATGGACGAAAACCATATGGATCAAAAAATGCTTGGAAGTCTTTCGAACATGAGACTTTTTAAGAGTTACAATATTGCTAATCTGACTTTTAACGAGCAATACAGCTATTATTATATGCTGATGGCTCGTAAAAATCTGGATCAGCCACTTGGAGACCCAAAAAATACATTGATAAAATTCAACGAGCAGATTGCCAGTAAATATCGCGCGGGTTTAAGTTTAAGTTATTTAGACAACTATCTAAATCATGACATTGTCCCTAAAAGTGTTCAGGAATTTTATGATTTAAATAAAAAACAACAAGTTAACAGATTTGATTTCGAAAAAATACTAACTCAAAACAGTCCTAAAAAAATCGATTGGTTTTTCAAAACCATTATTGATTCCCGTGATATTATTGATTACAAATTTTCGAATGTCACCAGAACCAAAGACAGCATACAATTTTCGATAAGAAACCGAACAGGCAACTTTGTCCCAATTCCGGTTTATGGAATTAAAAAAAACGAAGTTGTTTTCAAAAAATGGATTGAGCCTTCAAGTAACGACTCGATTTATCATTTTAACAGAAACAAAGCCGACAAAATAGTTTTGAATTATGACAATGAGGTTCCAGAATACAACTTAAGAAACAACTGGAAATCTCTAAAAAGTCTGGTGATCACCAACCGTCCAATAAAATTTAATTTCGCAAAAGATCTTGAAGATCCGTATTACAATCAGATTTTATATGTTCCAACGCTTACCTATAATTATTATGATGGTCTAACGCCCGGAATGCGTTTTCACAACAAAACCATTTTAGACAAACCGTTTACCTTCGACATTAATCCGGCTTATTCTATTAATGCCGGTACTTTATCCGGTTCTTCTGCTTTTTCGTTAAATCATTATTATCGAAACAGTACACTTTATAATGTTAGATATTCCATTAGCCAAAATTATTTTCATTACGCACCGGATGCCACTTATTTCAGATTAAATCCGATGGTACAGCTTAGAATTCGTGAAGAAAATTTCAGAGACAACCGAAAACAACTTATTCTGGTTCGTCAAGTTATTGTAAATCGCGAAGCAAGTAAATACATTACTGATAATTCAAATCCGAATTATTCTGTTTTTAACGCTCGTTATATGAATACCAAAACAGAATTGGTCGATCATTTTAGTTTTATGACCGATGTTCAATTTTCAAGCGGATTCGGAAAACTGGCCGGAGAAATCGAATACAGAAGATTATTTGAAAATAATCGAAAGCTAAACTTACGTGTATATGCCGGAAGCTTCTTATACAACAGGACTGATTCTGATTATTTTAGTTTTGGATTAGACCGCCCAACCGATTATATGTTTGATTATAATTTTTTAGGCCGTTCTGAAAGTACCGGAATTTTCAGCCAACAATACGTAATAGCCGAAGGTGGTTTTAAATCTAAAATAGAACCACGATACGCAAATCAATGGATGGCGACGCTAAATGCAAGTTATTCGATTTGGAATTGGATTGAGGCTTACGGTGACATCGGTTTCATGCAAAACAAACATCAAACCACAGACTTTGCATATGATAGTGGAATCCGCTTAAATCTGGTTCCGGATTACTTCGAATTGTATTTTCCGATCTATTCTAATAATGGTTGGGAGGTTGCGCAAAAAAATTATGACGAAAAAATACGATTTGTTGTTACTTTTTCTCCCAAAACATTAGTCAATCTTTTTACCCGAAAATGGTTTTAA
- a CDS encoding alpha-ketoacid dehydrogenase subunit alpha/beta — translation MIKEKNNSTLTFEDFKTEVLNDYKIAVTSRECSLLGRKEVLTGKAKFGIFGDGKEVPQLAMAKAFKNGDFRSGYYRDQTFMMAIGELTPKQFFAGLYGHTDIDFDPMSAGRQMGGHFVTHSLNEDGSWKDLTKQKNSSSDISPTAGQMPRLLGLAQASKIYRNVDGITVKDKFSVNGNEVAWGTIGNASTSEGLFFETINAAGVLQVPMVMSVWDDEYGISVHARHQTTKENISEILKGYQRDEDAKGYEIFRVKGWDYAELVSTYERAAAIAREEHVPVLIHVNELTQPQGHSTSGSHERYKNAERLAWERDFDCIRQMRLWMIAVNVASPEELAEIDFEIKKEILDAKKDAWNSFINPIIEDQKNLLVLLEQISSASINHKDKIQKYISELSAIKSPLKKEMLVIARKILRFIEIPNSKVLLSDWITNYIKTTQVKFSSNLHSDSAENVFSVQKVLPEYDENSKADLDGRMILRDNFDAIFSKYPETLIFGEDVGNIGDVNQGLEGMQEKYGELRVADVGIREATIIGQGIGMALRGLRPIAEIQYLDYLLYAIQIMSDDLATLQYRTVGKQKAPLIIRTRGHRLEGIWHSGSPMGMIINAIRGIHVLVPRNMTQAAGFYNALLECDEPALVIECLNGYRLKEKTPLNFGEFKTPIGVVETLKEGADITLVSYGSTLRLVEQAAIELLELGIDCEVIDIQSLLPFDINKDIVKSIAKTNRLLVIDEDVPGGASAFILQQILEEQDAYKYLDSKPQTLASKAHRPAYGTDGDYFSKPSAEDIFEKVYTMMNEVNPSKYPNLY, via the coding sequence ATGATTAAAGAAAAAAACAATTCTACATTGACTTTCGAAGATTTCAAAACTGAGGTGTTAAACGATTACAAAATTGCTGTAACCAGCCGCGAATGTAGTCTTTTAGGGCGTAAAGAAGTATTGACAGGAAAGGCCAAATTCGGAATATTTGGTGACGGAAAAGAGGTTCCACAGCTTGCTATGGCCAAAGCTTTTAAAAACGGTGATTTCCGTTCCGGATACTATCGCGATCAAACCTTTATGATGGCTATTGGAGAATTAACTCCAAAACAATTTTTTGCCGGTTTATACGGTCACACTGATATAGATTTTGATCCAATGTCTGCGGGCAGGCAAATGGGTGGTCACTTTGTAACACACAGTTTAAACGAAGACGGCTCTTGGAAAGATTTAACAAAACAAAAAAATTCAAGTTCAGATATATCTCCTACTGCAGGGCAAATGCCAAGATTACTTGGTTTGGCACAAGCATCAAAAATTTACAGAAACGTTGACGGAATCACTGTCAAAGACAAATTCTCTGTTAATGGTAATGAAGTAGCCTGGGGAACAATTGGAAATGCAAGTACTTCTGAAGGTTTATTTTTTGAAACTATAAATGCTGCCGGAGTTTTACAAGTTCCGATGGTTATGAGTGTTTGGGATGATGAATACGGAATTTCGGTTCACGCAAGACATCAAACCACTAAAGAAAACATTTCTGAGATCTTAAAAGGATACCAACGTGATGAAGATGCAAAAGGATATGAAATTTTCAGAGTAAAAGGCTGGGATTATGCCGAACTGGTTTCGACTTATGAAAGAGCCGCAGCAATTGCACGTGAAGAACATGTACCGGTTTTAATTCACGTAAATGAATTAACACAACCTCAAGGACACTCTACTTCAGGATCACACGAGCGTTACAAAAATGCCGAAAGACTGGCTTGGGAAAGAGATTTCGATTGTATTCGTCAAATGCGTTTATGGATGATTGCTGTCAATGTTGCTTCTCCTGAAGAATTAGCTGAAATTGATTTTGAAATTAAAAAAGAAATCCTTGACGCTAAAAAAGATGCTTGGAATTCTTTTATTAATCCAATTATTGAAGATCAAAAAAATCTTTTGGTTTTATTGGAACAAATTTCAAGTGCCAGTATCAATCATAAAGATAAAATTCAGAAATACATCTCTGAATTAAGTGCTATAAAATCTCCTTTGAAAAAGGAAATGCTGGTAATCGCCAGAAAAATTCTGCGTTTTATTGAGATTCCAAACAGTAAAGTTTTATTGTCTGACTGGATTACCAATTATATCAAAACCACACAAGTAAAATTCAGCAGTAATTTACATTCTGATTCTGCCGAAAATGTATTTTCAGTACAGAAAGTACTTCCTGAATATGATGAGAATTCAAAAGCGGACTTAGATGGCCGAATGATTCTTCGTGACAACTTCGATGCTATATTCAGTAAATATCCGGAAACATTGATCTTTGGTGAAGATGTTGGAAACATTGGTGATGTAAACCAAGGTTTAGAAGGTATGCAGGAAAAATACGGTGAACTTCGTGTTGCCGATGTTGGTATTAGAGAAGCAACCATTATTGGTCAGGGAATTGGAATGGCCTTAAGAGGTTTACGTCCGATTGCTGAGATTCAATATTTAGATTATTTATTGTACGCTATTCAGATCATGAGTGATGATTTGGCAACTTTACAATACAGAACGGTTGGAAAACAAAAAGCCCCATTAATTATCAGAACTCGCGGACACCGTTTAGAAGGTATCTGGCACTCTGGTTCTCCGATGGGAATGATTATCAACGCAATTCGTGGAATTCACGTTTTGGTTCCAAGAAACATGACTCAGGCAGCCGGTTTCTATAACGCTCTTTTAGAATGTGACGAACCTGCTTTAGTGATCGAATGTTTGAATGGGTACCGTTTAAAAGAAAAAACACCACTTAATTTTGGAGAATTCAAAACACCAATCGGAGTAGTTGAAACACTAAAAGAAGGGGCAGATATTACTTTAGTTTCTTACGGATCTACCTTGAGATTGGTAGAACAAGCTGCAATTGAATTACTAGAATTAGGTATTGATTGTGAAGTAATCGATATTCAGTCTTTACTTCCGTTTGATATTAATAAAGATATTGTAAAAAGTATCGCCAAAACAAATCGTCTTTTAGTAATCGATGAAGATGTTCCAGGTGGTGCTTCAGCATTTATTTTACAGCAAATTCTGGAAGAACAGGATGCCTACAAATATCTGGACAGCAAACCACAGACTTTAGCTTCAAAAGCACACAGACCTGCTTACGGAACAGATGGGGATTATTTCTCTAAACCTTCTGCCGAAGATATTTTCGAAAAGGTATATACGATGATGAATGAAGTTAATCCTTCTAAATATCCTAATTTATACTAG
- a CDS encoding carbonic anhydrase family protein: protein MKKIALLLLVTITFVSCSKSDDHLENFVKEFPESLVNQDKPLGTANIDGQTPININASFTEKISTLDPVIHYGAITLSNIENTEDNLKVNLSQADKTDNFITIKGNKYELQQFHFHYHSEHSINGEYGVMEIHFVHKSSKGAYAVLGVLVKNGKANTSLQTLFDGSPKLKGTNALSNLLNLNTLLPVDTNKYYAYSGSLTTPHLDFTLNEGPLTWFVFKNQIEMTNDQFKNYQGNYSKENFRVIQPLNNRKIFENIR, encoded by the coding sequence ATGAAAAAAATAGCCTTACTTTTATTAGTAACAATTACTTTTGTTTCTTGCAGCAAGAGTGACGATCATTTGGAGAATTTTGTTAAAGAGTTTCCGGAGAGTTTAGTGAATCAGGATAAGCCATTAGGTACAGCTAATATCGATGGACAAACTCCCATTAATATAAATGCATCTTTTACCGAGAAGATAAGTACATTAGATCCTGTTATTCATTATGGCGCAATAACTTTAAGTAATATAGAGAATACAGAAGACAATTTAAAAGTAAATTTATCACAGGCAGATAAGACAGATAATTTTATAACCATTAAGGGGAATAAATATGAACTGCAGCAATTCCACTTTCATTATCATAGCGAACACAGTATTAATGGAGAATATGGTGTAATGGAAATTCATTTTGTTCACAAATCTTCAAAAGGTGCTTACGCAGTTTTAGGAGTGCTTGTTAAAAACGGAAAAGCAAATACTTCGCTTCAAACTTTATTTGATGGCTCTCCGAAACTTAAAGGGACTAATGCGTTGTCTAATCTGTTAAATTTGAATACACTATTGCCTGTTGATACGAATAAATATTATGCTTATAGTGGTTCATTGACAACTCCTCATTTAGATTTTACTTTAAACGAAGGCCCTTTAACTTGGTTTGTGTTTAAAAACCAGATTGAAATGACAAATGATCAATTTAAGAACTATCAAGGAAATTACAGTAAAGAAAATTTCCGTGTCATACAGCCATTAAATAACAGAAAAATATTTGAAAATATAAGATAA
- the kdsB gene encoding 3-deoxy-manno-octulosonate cytidylyltransferase — MKIIAVIPARYASTRFPAKLMQDLGGKTVILRTYEAAVATQLFEDVFVVTDSDLIFDEIVSNGGKAIMSIKEHESGSDRIAEAVANLDVDIVVNVQGDEPFTEAAPLEQVLNAFKNDPDRKVDLASLMREITDEEEINNPNNVKVVVDQSQFALYFSRSVIPYPRDKDVGVRYFQHIGIYAFRKQALLDFYSLPMKSLEASEKLEQLRYLEFGKRIKMVETTHVGIGIDTAEDLEKARAILSAK, encoded by the coding sequence ATGAAAATAATAGCAGTTATTCCGGCACGTTACGCTTCTACACGATTTCCAGCCAAACTAATGCAGGATTTGGGAGGTAAAACCGTTATTTTAAGAACTTATGAAGCCGCAGTTGCCACTCAATTATTTGAAGATGTTTTTGTGGTGACCGATTCGGATTTGATCTTTGATGAAATTGTTTCTAATGGTGGGAAAGCCATTATGAGCATCAAAGAACACGAATCAGGAAGCGACCGAATTGCAGAAGCGGTAGCTAATCTGGATGTAGATATTGTGGTGAATGTGCAAGGGGACGAGCCTTTTACGGAAGCAGCGCCTTTAGAGCAGGTTTTAAATGCTTTTAAAAATGATCCCGATCGTAAAGTTGATTTGGCTTCATTAATGCGTGAAATTACAGATGAGGAAGAAATCAATAACCCGAATAATGTAAAAGTGGTGGTAGATCAATCGCAATTTGCCTTGTATTTTTCGCGCTCTGTGATTCCGTATCCAAGAGATAAAGATGTTGGGGTACGTTATTTTCAGCATATTGGGATTTATGCGTTTAGAAAGCAGGCTCTGTTGGATTTTTATAGTCTGCCAATGAAATCTTTAGAAGCTTCTGAGAAACTAGAACAGCTTCGTTATCTGGAATTCGGAAAACGAATCAAAATGGTAGAGACGACTCATGTTGGTATTGGAATTGATACAGCCGAAGATTTAGAAAAAGCCAGAGCTATTTTGAGTGCCAAATAG